A DNA window from Aspergillus nidulans FGSC A4 chromosome V contains the following coding sequences:
- a CDS encoding endo-polygalacturonase pgaC (transcript_id=CADANIAT00002791) has protein sequence MFYALGPLALFAFATEVMATPVAYPMTTASPTLAKRDSCTFSGSDGAASASRSQTDCATITLSDITVPSGTTLDLSDLEDDTTVIFEGTTSWEYEEWDGPLLQIKGNGITIKGADGAKLNPDGSRWWDGEGSNGGVTKPKFFYAHDLTDSTIQNLYIENTPVQAVSINGCDGLTITDMTIDNSAGDDAGGHNTDGFDIGESSNVVITGAKVYNQDDCVAVNSGTSITFSGGTCSGGHGLSIGSVGGRDDNTVDTVTFKDSTVSNSVNGIRIKAKSGETGEIKGVTYSGISLESISDYGILIEQNYDGGDLDGEVTSGIPITDLTIENISGSGAVDSDGYNIVIVCGDDACSNWTWSDVEVTGGEDYGSCENVPSVASCST, from the exons ATGTTCTACGCTCTTGGACCTCTTGccctcttcgctttcgcGACTGAGGTGATGGCCACCCCTGTGGCCTATCCAATGACCACCGCGTCTCCAACTCTGGCCAAGCGGGACTCTTGCACCTTCTCAGGCTCGGACGGTGCTGCTTCTGCTAGCAGGTCGCAGACCGACTGCGCGACTATCACTCTGTCCGACATCACCGTTCCATCGGGCACTACCCTCGACCTGAGCGACCTCGAGGACGATACCACT gtcatcttcgagggcaCCACCTCCTGGGAGTACGAGGAGTGGGATGGACCGCTGCTCCAGATCAAGGGCAACGGCATCACTATCAAGGGCGCCGATGGAGCCAAGCTGAACCCCGACGGATCCCGCTGGTGGGATGGTGAGGGCTCCAACGGCGGCGTTACCAAGCCCAAGTTTTTCTACGCCCACGATCTGACCGACTCGACCATCCAGAACCTCTACATTGAGAACACCCCCGTCCAGGCCGTCAGCATCAACGGTTGCGATGGGCTGACCATCACCGACATGACAATTGACAACTCCGCCGGTGACGATGCGGGTGGTCACAACACAGACGGCTTCGATATCGGCGAGAGCTCCAACGTGGTCATTACCGGCGCCAAGGTCTACAACCAGGACGACTGTGTTGCTGTTAATTCCGGCACTTCCATCACCTTCAGCGGCGGTACCTGCTCTGGTGGACACGGTCTGTCGATCGGCAGCGTCGGTGGACGCGACGACAACACGGTCGACACCGTCACCTTTAAGGACTCAACCGTCTCCAACTCTGTCAACG GCATTCGCATCAAGGCCAAGTCCGGCGAGACCGGTGAGATCAAGGGCGTCACCTACTCTGGTATCAGCCTCGAGTCCATATCCGA TTATGGTATCCTCATTGAACAAAACTATGACGGCGGTGATCTCGACGGCGAGGTGACCTCGGGCATCCCCATTACCGACCTCACCATTGAGAACATCTCCGGCTCCGGCGCCGTTGACTCAGATGGATACAACATTGTCATCGTCTGCGGTGACGACGCCTGCTCCAACTGGACCTGGTCCGACGTCGAGGTTACCGGTGGTGAGGATTACGGCAGCTGTGAGAACGTCCCCAGTGTTGCATCTTGCAGCACCTAA
- a CDS encoding uncharacterized protein (transcript_id=CADANIAT00002792) gives MFYYNIFSTKKSFIISVIVVMIIVWLWAISVVLETLLLCRPLAYNWDTSTDGECGERNATFVVAGTLNLVTNLMVMVLPLPHIWKLKLNLAKKLALTAVFCMGLLVSVISIVRLMALMAIDFNDITYTLPMGVLWTVLEPQLAIVCANMPVLKPILSRMFPRLFGSTNQKSYGVSDPQAFERLDERGYSLGKVSRNPLDTHVSGGERQPAMPFSNTFTYLPSHLNNEQRAVGCAWDDKLTEYAVQLFSPVVSHRQAEAPEPRRVIFGRQQR, from the exons ATGTTCTACTACAATATCTTCAGCACGAAAAAGTCCTTCATAATCAGCGTCATTGTGGTTATGATCATCGTCTGGCTGTGGGCTATTAGCGTCGTCCTTGAAACGCTCCTTCTCTGTCGACCGCTGGCGTACAATTGGGACACCTCGACCGACGGAGAATGCGGCGAACGGAATGCAACCTTCGTCGTGGCCGGAACGCTGAACCTGGTGACCAATTTAATGGTGATGGTGCTTCCCCTCCCGCACATCTGGAAGCTAAAGCTCAATCTGGCCAAGAAGCTGGCTCTGACAGCTGTCTTTTGCATGGGGCTGCT CGTGTCCGTCATCAGTATTGTGCGCCTGATGGCATTGATGGCTATCGACTTCAACGACATCACTTATACGCTGCCAATGGGCGTGCTCTGGACAGTGCTGGAGCCCCAGCTTGCCATCGTCTGTGCCAACATGCCAGTTCTCAAGCCGATCCTGTCCCGGATGTTCCCTAGGTTGTTCGGCTCCACAAACCAAAAGAGCTATGGAGTGTCGGATCCCCAGGCGTTCGAGCGGCTGGATGAACGAGGCTATTCACTTGGTAAAGTGAGCCGCAATCCATTAGATACACACGTTTCGGGCGGAG AAAGACAGCCGGCAATGCCATTTTCGAACACTTTTACGTACTTGCCGAGTCACCTCAACAATGAACAGAGAGCTGTTGGATGCGCTTGGGATGATAAGCTTACTGAGTATGCGGTTCAGCTTTTCAGTCCTGTTGTATCCCACCGTCAAGCAGAGGCACCAGAGCCCCGACGGGTTATTTTCGGCCGCCAGCAACGATGA